The following proteins are encoded in a genomic region of Lachnospiraceae bacterium KM106-2:
- a CDS encoding N-acetylmuramoyl-L-alanine amidase has protein sequence MKIRKIICFIICIGCIACVCIRMGSLSLNAAANSSIEENLEVEQLNNNSYVAKRELTIKVPIEQKMTEKVKIDQDHLNQTYKVSLELKQACEIKKRSLEDQFLPQTLQKLKLANKDSSDVKYILQFEMKSVYEVSYRWEDDSLVLQFQPPKKKYNKIIVLDAGHGGSDCGALSQDKKHYEKDINLAIVKKLGGYLEKEGVKVYFTRVNDKKISLDQRVTLANMIDADLFLSIHCNSVGKESPNGSAAFYAEQTGHNTSNSKKIAELLLESTQKALNRKNIGTYSGQKYYVVGHAVVPTVLLETAFISNNSDLNYLINKQYQDKLAKELGKAVRKSIQ, from the coding sequence ATGAAGATACGAAAGATAATTTGTTTTATTATTTGTATTGGATGTATTGCATGCGTGTGTATAAGAATGGGGAGTCTTTCTTTAAACGCGGCAGCTAATTCTTCTATAGAAGAGAATCTAGAGGTAGAACAACTTAATAATAATAGTTATGTGGCAAAGAGAGAACTAACAATTAAAGTACCCATTGAACAAAAAATGACCGAGAAAGTCAAGATTGATCAGGACCATCTGAATCAAACATATAAAGTAAGTCTTGAGTTAAAGCAGGCGTGTGAGATTAAGAAGAGGTCCCTTGAAGATCAGTTTTTGCCACAGACACTACAAAAGCTGAAGTTGGCTAATAAGGATTCATCCGATGTTAAGTATATCCTGCAGTTTGAAATGAAATCGGTATATGAGGTATCGTATCGTTGGGAAGATGATAGTCTAGTGCTACAGTTCCAACCGCCAAAAAAGAAGTATAATAAGATCATAGTCTTAGATGCCGGTCATGGTGGATCTGATTGTGGAGCTCTTTCGCAAGATAAGAAACATTATGAGAAGGATATTAATCTTGCAATCGTGAAAAAACTGGGCGGCTATCTAGAAAAAGAAGGAGTGAAGGTTTACTTCACAAGAGTGAATGATAAAAAGATCTCCCTCGATCAAAGAGTAACTTTAGCAAATATGATCGATGCAGATTTATTCTTAAGTATTCATTGTAATAGTGTAGGAAAGGAATCTCCGAATGGAAGCGCTGCATTTTATGCAGAGCAGACAGGACATAATACCAGTAATTCTAAAAAGATCGCAGAATTATTATTAGAATCTACACAGAAAGCCTTAAATAGGAAGAACATAGGAACTTACAGTGGACAAAAGTATTATGTTGTCGGCCACGCAGTTGTTCCAACGGTACTTTTAGAGACTGCATTTATATCAAATAACTCAGATCTTAATTATTTAATCAATAAGCAGTATCAGGACAAGCTTGCAAAAGAGTTGGGTAAAGCAGTAAGAAAGTCAATACAATAG
- a CDS encoding predicted N6-adenine-specific DNA methylase has protein sequence MKKFEYIVPCHFGMEAVLKREILDLGYEIVAVEDGKVTFSGDIGAICRANIFLRTAERVLLKVGKFKAETFDELFENTKALPWEEFIPKDGKFWVAKAASIKSKLFSPSDIQSIIKKAMVERLKSKYNISWFEETGNEFPVRVTLMKDEVVIGIDTSGNSLHKRGYRKLVSKAPISETLAAGLIMLTPWNKDRILVDPFCGCGTIPIEAAMIGANIAPGMDREFIAENWTNLIPKKSWYEAIEEANSLIKTDFEMNIQGYDIDPEVLKAARENAKMAGVDQFIHFQQRPVAELSHPKKYGFIITNPPYGERLEEKEALPALYREIGQAFSSLDAWSYYIITSYEDAQKYIGRKADKNRKIYNGMIKSYFYQFMGPRPPKR, from the coding sequence ATGAAGAAATTTGAGTATATTGTTCCATGTCATTTTGGTATGGAAGCGGTTTTAAAGAGAGAAATCTTAGATTTAGGATATGAAATTGTAGCGGTTGAGGATGGAAAAGTCACTTTTTCCGGTGATATTGGAGCAATTTGCAGGGCAAATATCTTCTTAAGAACAGCTGAGCGTGTATTACTAAAGGTAGGAAAGTTTAAGGCTGAAACCTTTGATGAGTTATTTGAAAATACAAAGGCATTACCATGGGAAGAATTTATTCCAAAGGACGGAAAGTTCTGGGTTGCAAAAGCTGCAAGTATTAAAAGTAAATTATTTAGCCCATCGGATATTCAATCTATCATCAAAAAGGCTATGGTAGAACGTTTAAAATCTAAATATAACATTAGTTGGTTTGAAGAAACAGGTAATGAATTTCCTGTACGTGTTACTCTCATGAAAGATGAAGTTGTAATCGGGATTGATACTTCAGGAAATTCATTGCATAAACGTGGATATCGTAAATTAGTAAGTAAGGCACCTATCTCTGAAACATTAGCAGCTGGGTTGATCATGCTTACACCATGGAATAAAGATAGAATATTAGTGGATCCTTTCTGTGGTTGTGGTACGATTCCAATTGAGGCAGCCATGATCGGAGCTAATATTGCACCAGGTATGGACAGAGAGTTCATTGCAGAAAATTGGACAAATCTGATTCCAAAGAAGAGCTGGTATGAAGCAATTGAAGAAGCGAACTCTTTAATTAAAACAGACTTCGAAATGAATATTCAGGGATATGATATCGATCCAGAGGTATTAAAAGCTGCTAGAGAGAATGCAAAAATGGCAGGAGTAGATCAATTTATTCATTTTCAACAGAGACCAGTGGCAGAATTAAGCCATCCTAAGAAGTACGGATTCATTATCACAAATCCTCCTTACGGTGAACGTCTTGAGGAAAAAGAAGCATTACCAGCTTTATATCGCGAGATTGGACAGGCATTTAGTAGCTTAGATGCTTGGTCTTACTATATTATTACTTCTTATGAAGATGCTCAGAAATACATTGGAAGAAAAGCTGATAAGAACCGTAAGATCTATAATGGTATGATTAAGTCATATTTCTATCAATTTATGGGCCCTAGACCACCAAAGAGATAG